GACCGAGGTCGCCGTTGATCTAGGCGCCGACGAAATCGACATGGTGATCAACATCGGCAAACTGAAGGAGGTGGATACCAAGGCCGTCTTCCGAGAGATCCGGGATGTGGTGGAAGCCGCCGAGGAGCGCCCGGTTAAGGTGATTCTGGAAACCTGCGCCCTTACGGATGCCGAAGTGACCGAGGGCTGTCACCTCGCGGCCGAAGCCGGAGCCAAGTTTGTAAAAACCTCCACTGGCTTTGGCACCCACGGGGCCACAGTGAAGCACGTGCGCCTGATGCGGGAAGCCGTGGGACCTAAAATCGGGGTCAAGGCATCAGGGGGAATTCGGGATCTGGAAACGATCCGCGCGATGATCGAGGCGGGGGCCAACCGGATCGGGACCTCCTCCGGAGTCGCCATTCTCAAGGGCTTGCCCTCCCTCCCCGCCGGAGAATACTGAGCTGGCCAAACCAAGGCCGCGCTGGCACGGTACTCTCCTCAATGGACAGGAAACACCGCCTCATGGATCGGCCGCGCCAGCTCAGCTGTCGCCTTCTTGCTTTGGTTTGTGCTGCGACTGGGCTCGCGCTCGGTGCCACGGCCGCGGAATCCTCTCAGGAAGCCGCT
This window of the Verrucomicrobiales bacterium genome carries:
- the deoC gene encoding deoxyribose-phosphate aldolase codes for the protein MTNSLRHSELAALIDHTLLKPEASAADIDRLCDEAMEHRFHCVCVHGSRVARAYARLEDSGILVAAVVGFPLGAMDGDVKRYETEVAVDLGADEIDMVINIGKLKEVDTKAVFREIRDVVEAAEERPVKVILETCALTDAEVTEGCHLAAEAGAKFVKTSTGFGTHGATVKHVRLMREAVGPKIGVKASGGIRDLETIRAMIEAGANRIGTSSGVAILKGLPSLPAGEY